The sequence GGATAGGCCAGGTCCATCGCGCCCTCCAGGCGCGCCAGCCCGCGCGACTCCTCGTGCGTGTGGGCCTCCTTCATCCGGTCGAAGAAGGACTCGGGCCGCGTCTTCAGCTCCCGCGACGCGTACAGCATGCGGCCCTCCGAGGAGGCGAAGCCGATGTAGCGGAGCTCCTCGTGGCCCGCGGCCGCGTCGTCCAGGTACGCGTCCGCCGCGCCCAGCCGCGTCACCGGGATGCCCAGGTCCGCGGCACGCCGGAACTGGAGCGCCACCGTCTCCGCCAGCGTCTCCGCCTTGGCGCGCAGGTCCGGGCGCAGCGACTCCTCGAAGAGATGCGAGGCTTGCAGGGACGCGGCCACCAGCGTCGCGACGATGAGCAGCGTGGACGACAGGCTCACCTGCCAGATGCGGCCCCGGGACAGTCCTCCGTCACTGGCCGGACTCATGTGCCCTCCAGGGACTTCTCCGCGCGGGTCAGTGCCTGGGAGGCGTCCCGGTAGCGCGCATCGAACGCGCGCAGTTCTTCATCGGCCGGGGCCGTGTGCTCCGGGCCCTCCATGCCGCGGAAGGTCTTCTCCATGGCCTGGAACCGCTGGCCCATGGGCTTGAGCAGGCCCCACATCAGGGCGCAGACCAGCGTGAAGCCGCAGCCCAGCGGCCACAGCGCCTGCCGGGCGAAGGTGTGGAGGAAGGCGCTCGCCCGCGCGTCCAGCGCCCGGCGGTCATAGGCGATGAGCACGAACCCCACGGGCTGGCTGAAGGGGTTGAGGATGGGCGCCCCCACCAGCAGCGCCGTGCTGTCCGTGCGGTTCCAGGTGCCGTCGCGTGAAGCGGCGGCCTCCTCGAACCAGACCGCGCGCTCGCGGGCGGAGCCGGGAAGATGGGTGGTGGCGTGCAGCCCGCTCTGGAACAGCACGGTGCCCCGGCGGTCGAGGATGACGACGCCGCGGATGTCCGGATCCATGTCGGAGACCCGGGTGACGATCTGCTGAGCGTCCCGCGCTGCGGGCAGGGCCAGGCCCAGGTCGATGGCCGCCTCCGTGGAGGCCTTCGCGTCCAGCGCGAGCACCCGCAGCCGCGAGCGCTGCAGCTCGCCGAGCGTCGTCTCGAACTTGGCGTAGTTGAGCAGGACGATCAGCGCGATGGAGAAGCACAGGATGGCAGCGGTCGCGGCCCCCAGCTTGAAGAACAGACTCATGGCCCCGCCCTCGCCTTCAGAAGAAGGACCACTGGATGCGCATGAGGAACTCGTCGAAGGACGGCTGCCCCTGCGAGAACCGGTACCGGCTGGCGTTGAACGTCCAGCGGGTGGACGTGTTGAGGTACCAGTTGAGGCCCGCGGTCAGCTCCTGGATGCGCTCCTCGGAGGGGCCGTCGTGTCCCGGCAGGCCGTCGAACTTCAGCTGCGCGAACCCGTAGCGCAGCGCCACCTCCCACGCGCCCGCTCCGTATTTGCCGTCGCC comes from Corallococcus macrosporus and encodes:
- a CDS encoding cache domain-containing protein; the encoded protein is MSLFFKLGAATAAILCFSIALIVLLNYAKFETTLGELQRSRLRVLALDAKASTEAAIDLGLALPAARDAQQIVTRVSDMDPDIRGVVILDRRGTVLFQSGLHATTHLPGSARERAVWFEEAAASRDGTWNRTDSTALLVGAPILNPFSQPVGFVLIAYDRRALDARASAFLHTFARQALWPLGCGFTLVCALMWGLLKPMGQRFQAMEKTFRGMEGPEHTAPADEELRAFDARYRDASQALTRAEKSLEGT